The DNA region GGTCCATATTTGTGACCAGATTACTTCCATCTCTTATATAATCCCACCTGAACATCATAATCAACAAGAACTTAATTAACAAACCAAACATACCGTTAGGTGTATGTGTGTATTGTGTTGTGCTATAATTAGAAATGATTATGATTGTAGAAAAAGCATACCCTTGTGATTTTCCTTTATGGGTCCACCAATGCCATGAGTTGAATATTAACATGTCATTGCCTTTCCATGAATCTCCAGCGACAATGGAGTCCAATGTAAGCACTCGACCAACGTTTTCTCGTATTATGTCCACCAAATAAGGTGTGCGGTATAGCTGGATAGTTACTCCATAGTCCTACACAAACTCACCAACCGTCATCATTTTTGAATGATTGCAAATAAATTGCATCACAAGGAAAACCACACAACATAATGCAAAACAATTATGTTTCATAAATCTAAGAGGTTTCCGTTCTCTCCGGATCGTAATTGCGGAGGATTAAACCGTAATCCTCACTATAAAGTTCAGCATCAATCATACCACTgcacaattttttataaattaatccgattagtttattatttatcttttacTTTTTTATGGTAAAGAGAACATCAATTATCTTAATTTTCAATACAAAACTTTATCTTGccgtataaagcaagaaataatTCAAACATGTATCATTTCATCCACTTTAACAAACTATAGAATACTATAATTAAAAGTGATTAAAGTATTTTCAACACATAAACAGAattttcaaaagaagaaacaatgTATTTTTTGTATGCATAAAACAAAACATTCACttcaaaaataataatctaaatcTACAATAATGTTCTGTTCTGTcataataaataatacattatatTATTTCTTGCTACGGTTATCCACGGACTATATTGACAAGtcataaataaattttcaaatataTACACAGAATGTAAAGTACAATTTCATGTTCTGTGATTGATATTAATTATTGAGTAACCAAAATAATGAACATCAATAATAACAGAGGGATCCTCCTCAACTTGTAATCACAGGTTGGCAGAGTCTCCCTCACAGCCTGTCAATTTCTTATCAAAATCTGAGTTTTCTAGTAAATTCAAGTTCTAACAACCTTGAAATTGTGTTGTTTTCATCATGTAttctattaatttaaataaataaatatcttttttAATGAAAACTATAAAACAGAATTTAATATTCTCTTCAATGAAAATTAATGTGCAGTTCTTTTCtccattattttaattattagcaTATATTAATTTCGTTGTAGCATTAATTAGCACTCACTAGCATCTTAGCTTTGTGGGCTACGTTTTCTACGTATATTCCAGCTACACTTTACGGTgcatcaatttgaaaatctataCTATAGGTTGACAGGAGACAAATAGGATCGGTTCATCGTTTTATCTGTACTTTTATTAGGAAAATGTTAACTAGTTCCCTCAGGACAAtggttaagtattttaaaatagtaaatttggtaatttgtatatttaatgccttaaaattgaaatattaaacttcctataaattttttttttttgtaatgtttAACCATCACCGCTGAGGGCACCGATTAGCAAGACCCTTTATATAAATGTTCTTTTTATGTGCACTTTTATATAAGATATACCAAAATTTTAGTCTACACCATTTTACTATGTCAGTCTTGTCTTGTTCTTAttataaattgtaaaaaaaaataattaaaaatttatttttgacaaATAAATTAAGAAATTTGTTTGGTCTCATTTTTGTATAAGAcagattaaaattttaaatttattttttataaataaattcttTCGACATATATAATAGtttaaatatttaatcaaaaattaaattttataaaaaaattattttaaaaattaaatccaaCAAATGGCACATTATAATAATTAGATCCACTAACTAATATTCGAAAAACCAACGCATGGAGCACATAAAAAGGCAACACAAAGAAACGAACAATGAAACGAAGATGAAGACAAATATGGAAGGGTTGGATACACTGAACACCACTGAATAAAACACCAAATTAGAAACAAGACAAaaacattaaattaataaataaaaaaacaaacctgAAATGTCACAGAAGAAAGTGCCTCTCTCCTCACAAAGCTTGTCTTTGCATTTCTCACCGACGCATGAATCATACACGACAGCGATTCCCACATGTTCAAACTCAGTGAGTCTCCCACAAACATTATCTTCTTTCCCTTCCACTTGTTCAGAAAATCTTCCCCATCAAACCTACACTAACAAAAAAAATACCATTTATTTGAGTCGATCTCAAGTTTGCGTCACTCATTTACATTACGAGCTACCATTTTCTTTAGAAAAGACGGCTCATTATATTGTACAAATTATATAAGACTATTTTGATCGGTGCGAAACATTAATAGTTATGACATATTacaattttatatttgttttgccatagttataaataaattttttaaaaaaaatttattaaataataaatatatctaATTTATATCTATActaaaaacataaattatttaaaaaatctttAAATGAAGTATTTGTTTACCACATTGATCGGAACATGTATGTATGAGATTTGAATTTACCTTGGTAAGGAACAAGAATCAGGCTTCCAAGAGAATTTGAGATATTGTTTGTCAGGTCTTCCATACTTTTGACAATTAAATTCAGGATCAATGAAGGGACAAGTTGAAGAGTCATAGTAAGGATACGAAGGGTCAACAACCCAATTTCCTACAAACAAATTGCACCCACTTTGCTTTTTCCCACTTATACCACTCACATTATGGAACTCACCTTCACAAAATAAAACACAACAAAACAGAGAGAATAGAACAAAGAGAGTAATGACCCTGAAACCCATTTGGGTTTTTTTGGAGTCTAGAAGTTGAAGAGGTAAAGAATGAAGCACTTGTGGGTCATATATGTATAGGGTGGAAAAGTAGTATTTGGTGGGTTCTGTTGGTGTGGTGGGTAGTGTTGGACaaacactatttttttttttgtggagcTATCAAAGATTGAAAATTGAAGAGATTTAATTTATGGGGAAACTCAAGATGTTACATACATGTGAGAGAATTGAAAATGTTGTTTTTGAATTCTGTTGGGTTAAGTCTAACTATCTACATCCTCCGAGGTGAAGGTTCACGGGTGAAAGAGAATCTGTTTGTCATGATGTTACGTATCAGAATGGTTTCATGAatcataacataaataaatactacTCCTACTAAATTAATCTTGATTCGGTAAGATATTCTAAAATATGTACTTATTTCAAAAATTACTCTTTCATTACCATAATAATCTTCACATTTTTCTAAACCATACTACTCCCCTCTGTCCCACACTTTGGATcatctccttcatttttctctcctttcctctccatcctctctatctctctcttaatttcattctctctcttgattaaatattattttttaatgatgagtgagagtgaaattaagagagatagagaggatggagagggaaggagagaaaaatgaaggagaggatccaaatccCTCTGTCCCATATTATTTATGGCAATTGAATTTTTCATATagattaaaaaaacaataataaataaaaaagagaatagTAATTTTACCAAATTATTAACTATTAGtatatttaaattaacattaacgttaaattagaaaataataaattaagaataTTTATTAGAAGGTATAACtgaaagattaaatataaaattgcattAATAATTTAAACTGACAAGTATTTTAGAACAATTTGTTTTCTAAATATGATAGTTATTTTGAGAcaagtaatatttattttaaagtgTCATTTTAGACTCCGTTTGagataatttttcatattttataattttaaaattttataaattaaaatcagtttttattagagttttaaaaattaaaattattttattttattttaaaaatatattttaatttaaattcaaatattacATATCATATCCATCAAGCCCCTTACTTCTCTTTAGCATGTTGATTACTATTCAATAATTTTGAATAACTTTAACTCATGCTTGAACCTTAAAAGCCTATAAGCATGATTCTTCAATTAGGTTTGACTTTTCTTACTTTTAAATTACtttttgaataatatttttatatggaaaaaaacctattatttacgaaaaatggtatttatgatcaaaatatttttattccaaaaagaTATACaggaaaataatatactattgatctaaatatttttatatacgaaatttactattgatccaaatatttttgtaaatgatacctacacAAAAATGAGGTCCGtaaacgggaaaaaaatctattattgatctaaatatttttatatacaaaaaatggtatttatgatcaaatatttttgatccaaaaatggtatacggtaaaaaaatgtattattgatctaaatgttttttatacgaaaatttaatattgatccaaatatttttgtaaatgatacctaaataaaaataatatttgtattattatttacgaaaatttttatttatgatccaaatattttttattcaaaaatggtatatgcgaaagaatctactattgatgtgaatatttttatatacgacatTTACTATtgaaccaaatatttttttaaatgatacttaaacaaaaatgaagtgtatacggaaaaaaatctattattgacctaaatatttttatatacgagaaattgtatttatgatcaaatatttttgatcaaaaaatggtatacggtaaaaaatatatcattgatctaaatattttaatatacgaaaatttaatattgatccaaatatttttgtaaatgatacctaaacaaaaataatatttgtatacggaaaaaaaatctattatttacaaaaaaatggtatttatgacccaaatattttttgtttaaaaatggtatacgggaaaaaatttattattgatctaaatatttttatatacgaaatttactattgatccaaatatttttgtaaatgatatctaaacaaaaatgaagtatgtatacaggaaaaaaatctattattgatttaaatatttttatatacgagaaattgtatatatgattaaatattt from Vicia villosa cultivar HV-30 ecotype Madison, WI unplaced genomic scaffold, Vvil1.0 ctg.001676F_1_1, whole genome shotgun sequence includes:
- the LOC131636238 gene encoding protein trichome birefringence-like 38, whose amino-acid sequence is MGFRVITLFVLFSLFCCVLFCEGEFHNVSGISGKKQSGCNLFVGNWVVDPSYPYYDSSTCPFIDPEFNCQKYGRPDKQYLKFSWKPDSCSLPRFDGEDFLNKWKGKKIMFVGDSLSLNMWESLSCMIHASVRNAKTSFVRREALSSVTFQDYGVTIQLYRTPYLVDIIRENVGRVLTLDSIVAGDSWKGNDMLIFNSWHWWTHKGKSQGWDYIRDGSNLVTNMDRLDAYHKGLNTWARWVDLNVDPSKTKVFFQGISPTHYMGKEWNQPKRSCSGQFGPLAGSTYPAGLPPPCNILNNVLKSMKTQVYLLDITLLSQLRKDAHPSSYSGDHAGNDCSHWCLPGLPDTWNQLLYAALS